Genomic segment of Arthrobacter antioxidans:
GAGATCTCGTGCGTCCTGCCGCCGATCTTCCCCTTGACCGACTCGCGGTCGGACCGCGTGTTGGTGGCGCGGGGAAGCATGGCGTATTCGGCGGTCACCCAGCCCTTGCCCTCCCCCTTGAGCCACCGCGGCACCCCGCTGGTCAGCGACGCCGTGCAGAGCACGCGGGTGTTGCCGAACTCGATGAGCGCCGATCCCTCGGCCTGCTTCGACCAGCCCCGCGTGATGGTGATGGTGCGCAGCTGATCGGGTGCCCGGCCGTCCGCGCGGAGGACGGGGGCGGTGCTCACGGGGGCAGGGACGGACGTCTGATTCGCGGGGGTCATGGCTCCCAGTCTAGACGGGAGCACATGGGAGATCGCTGGCAGGACCGTCTGCTGCACGTCCCCGGCCCGGTGGGACCGGCCCCTCAGACGGTGTAGGAGACGCCGGCGACGGCGACGGCGAGATGGCCGTCGTAGCTCTCGCGGGCTTCGCTCACGGCGACGTTGGCATCGTTCCAGACCGGCAGGTGGGTCAGGAGGAGGCGCTTGGCCGCCGCCCGCGTGGCGACGTCGCCGGCCCGCTTGCCCGTGAGGTGGACTCCGGAGATGCCGTCGTCGCGGCCCTCGTGGAACGCGGCCTCGCACAGGAAGATGTCCGCGTCGCGGGCGGCATCCACGAGCCCGTCGCACGCATCGGTGTCGCCGGAGTAGGTGATGACGCGGGTGCGGTCCACGCCTTCCGCATCGGTCTCGGCCACCTCGACGCGCAGCGCGTACGCCTCCTCGATGGGGTGGAGGACCTGGTACGGGGTGATCGTGAAGGGCCCCACCGTCACCGGGCCGCGGTCGGTCCACGACTGGAAGTCGAAGTCCTCGTGCATGCCCGGGTCGAGCTCGAGGCCGTAGGCGCTCGCCATCCTGTCCGCGGTCGCCGCCGGACCCCACACGGGGATGCGGGGCAGTCCCCAGCCGGAGGGATCCCAGTGGACGGCGACGTGCAGTCCGCACAGGTCCATGCAGTGGTCGGGGTGCAGGTGGGACAGGAAGATGGCGTCGATCTCGCGGAGGTCCATGTGCCGCTGCAGGGCGCCGAGCGACCCGTTGCCGAGATCGAGGAGGATCCGCCAGGTACGGCCCTGCCACTGCGCGCTGAGCAGGTAGCAGGACGCCGGCGACTGGGGGCCGGGGAAGGAGCCGCTGCACCCGACGATCGTGAGCTTCATGCCGGGGGGAACCCTGCGGCTGCGATCATCTCGGGCGTGATCCGCGCGAGGCTGCCTGTCGGGTACTGCGCGGCCACATGGTCCACGTGCTGCACGCTGAGCACCTCGGGGCCGAGGAAGCGGCGGGCGAGGACCTCGAAGCTGGCGGCGTCGCCGGTCGCGACGAAGCGGTGCACGCCCGGTGCGGTGGTCTCGCGCTCGAGGCCGTGCGAGACGAGGGCGCGGTAGACGTCCTTGGCCGTCTCCTCGGCGCTCGAGACCAGGGTCACGGAGTCGCCCATGACGTAGGAGATGACGCCGGTCAGCAGCGGATAGTGGGTGCAGCCGAGCACGAGCGTGTCCACACCCGCGGCTCTGAGCGGCCGGAGGTACTCCTCCGCCGTCCGCAGGAGGGCCTCGCCACCGGTGACACCGGCCTCCACGAACTCGACGAACGCGGGGCAGGCCACGGAGGTGATCTCGAGGTGCGGCGCGGCCGCGAAGGTGTCCTCGTAGGCGCGCGAGCCGACGGTCGCCGTCGTGCCGATGACGCCGATCCTGCCCGAGCGGGTGGCGGCGACGGCACGGCGCACCGCGGGCTGGATGACCTCGATCACGGGGATGCCGTAGCGCGCCGTGTAGCGCTCCCGCGCATCGCGGAGGACCGCGGCGGAGGCGGAGTTGCAGGCGATCACGAGCAGCTTGACGCCGGAGTCGACGAGTTCGTCCATCACACCGAGCGCGTGCGCCCGGACCCGGGCGATCGGCAGCGGGCCGTACGGGCCGTTCGCGGTGTCACCGACGTAGATGACGGATTCGTGGGGCAACTGGTCGATGACCGCTCGGGCGACCGTCAGTCCGCCGACGCCGGAGTCGAAGATCCCGATGGGCGCCTCGCTGCGGTCCGTGTTCGTTGGCTCAGGGCTCATAATCCTTCGACAATATGACGTGCCGCCGTTGAAAACTATTCGCCGATCCGTGGGTTTTGTCACAGCCTCCGGTTCGACAGCCCGCGGCCGGTCCGGTGGACCGCCGGGTCAGCGCTCCAGCTTCGCCGCTTTCAGCAGCGCCTGCACGAGCGATTCCTGGAGCCAGGTGATGAAGTTGTAGACGAGGGCGAGGTAGGACTCGACGTCGTCGACGTCCTTCGAGTCCGCGATGTCGTGGAGCCGTTCGGCGTCCTCCTCCGTCTGGATGCTCAGGCGGTCGGCGAGGACCAGACGGACGTCGTTGAGGGCCTGGGCGAGCAGCCGTGCCTGCTCGCCGGTGAGCGTCATGGGGCTGGACTCGATGAGCAGCGCACTGCTGCGGAGGGCACCGATTTTCTGCTCCCGCAGGGAGCGCTCCGTGAGGCGGCGGAAGGCGAGCGCTTCGTCGTCGTCGCCGCGCACCGCATCCGGCAGGAGGCGTCGGACGGCGGAATCGTCGGGGGCCGTGGCGTCGGCGTCGGCACCGGACATGCCGATCAGTGCCGCCAGTGGATCCTCGCTGGGCGCCGTCTCGGGCTCGAGCATGGAGATGACGTCGTCGAGGAGGGCGCCCAGCAGGCGCGCCTCACCGGGCTCCAGCGCTCCGGTGATGCCCCGGCGCGTCGATTTGAAGGGTTTCGCCATGGGGTGCGCCTACTCGCTTCCGGCTTTTTCGAAGGTGGCCCACAGTCCGTACGAGTGGAGGGCTACGGTGTCCTGCTCCACCTTCTCGCGGCTGCCGGAGACGACGGCGGAGCGGCCCTGCTCGTGCACCTCGAGCATGAGCGTGCGGGCCTTGGCCTCGCTGTAGCCGAAGTAGGACTGGAAGACGAAGCTCACATAGCTCATGAGGTTCACGGGGTCGTTCCACACCACCACGACCCAGGGCTGGTCGAGGTCGGTCTTCTCGGCCGTCCCCACCGCTTCCTGGGTGTCGGTACCGGTTGCAAAGCCAACTGTCATAAGCGCCATTCTAGGGCGGCTCGCCCGCACCGGGTGGCCGGGTACTCTCTCGGCGGACGCCCGGCTATCGTTTTCAGGGTGACCGATGCCCTGACCACGAACCCGCCGGCCGCTGCCGGTCCCACACCGCCGGCGGTGACCGCGCCGAACAGTGCGCTCTTCACCGACCAGTACGAACTCACCATGCTGCAGGCCTCGCTGCACTCGGGTGCGGCCCACCGCCGTTCCGTGTTCGAGGCCTTCGCGCGGCGCCTCCCGGCGGGTCGCCGCTACGGCGTCGTCGCGGGCACGGGCCGGCTGCTGGAGGCGCTGGCCGCCTTCCGGTTCGACGACCCGCAGCTCGCGTTCCTCAGCGACCACCGGATCGTGGACGACGCCACGCTCGCCTGGCTCGCCGACTTCCGCTTCACCGGGTCGATCTCCGGGTACGCGGAGGGCGAGGCCTACTTCCCGAACTCCCCCATCCTGACGGTGGAGTCGACGTTCGCGGAGGCCTGCATCCTCGAGACGCTCATCCTCTCGATCCTGAACCACGACAGCGCCATCGCCTCGGCGGCCTCCCGCATGACGGGAGCCGCGGCGGGACGCCCGTGCATCGAGATGGGATCGCGCCGCACGCACGAGGAATCCGCCGTCGCCGCCGCCCGCGCCGCGATCATCGGCGGCTTCGCCAGCACGTCCAACCTCGAGGCCGGCCGGCGGTACGGCGTGCCCACGGTGGGTACGGCCGCGCACTCCTTCACGCTCCTCCACGACTCCGAGCGGGCGGCCTTCGAGGCGCAGGTCGCCGCCTTCGGGTGCGGCACCTCGCTGCTGGTGGACACGTACGACGTCGAACAGGGCGTCCGCACGGCCGTCGAGGTGGCGGGCCCGGAGCTGGGCGCCGTCCGCCTGGACTCCGGCGACCTCGTGGCCCAGGCGCGGTGGGTGCGCGAACTGCTCGACGACCTCGGCAACCACACCACCAAGATCGTGGTGACCTCCGACCTCGACGAGTTCGCCATCGGGCTGCTCGCCTCGGCGCCCGTCGACTCCTACGGCGTCGGCACCTCCCTCGTGACCGGTTCCGGCGCGCCGACCGCCGGCATGGTCTACAAACTCGTGAGCCGGCAGGACGACAGCGGCAGGTTCGTGTCCGTCGCGAAGGCGGCCAAGAACAAGGCCTCGGTCGGCGGGCACAAGCTCGCACTGCGCCGCCTCGACGAGCACGGCAGGGCGCAGGCCGAGATCGTGGGCATCGGCATCACCCCGGCCGACGACGGCAACGACCGCCCGCTGACGCAGCAGTTCGTCACCGACGGCGTCGTCCTGCCCGGCTGGACCGGGCCGGAGGCCGTCACCCGCGCCGCCGAGCAGCACCTGCGCTCCATCGCCGAACTGCCGGGAGCCGTCCGGCGGCTGCAGCGCGGCGAACCAGTCATCCCCACCGAGTACGAGGAGGCAGCATCATGACGCGCGCCCTGATCATCGTGGACGTCCAGAACGACTTCTGTGAGGGCGGTTCACTCGCCGTCGACGGCGGTGCGCAGGTGGCCGCCGACATCAGTGACCACATCGACGGGCAGGCTGCGCGGTACGACTACATCGTCGCCACGCAGGACTGGCACATCGATCCGGGGACCCACTTCTCGGAGACGCCCGACTTCGTCGACTCCTGGCCCGTCCACTGCGTCGCGGACACCAAGGGCTCCGACTTCCACCCGGACCTGGACACCGAGAGCATCGACGCGGTGTTCCGCAAGGGCCGGTTCGAGGCCGCCTACTCCGGCTTCGAGGGCGTCAAGGCTCCCGACGACGAGGTGCCGACGGGCGACCAGAAGCTCGGCGGCGCGGCCGTGGACAGCGGCGATGAGGATCCGAAGACCCTCGACGACTGGCTGCGGGACCACGACGTCGACGACGTGGTGGTCGTGGGCCTGGCGACGGACTACTGCGTGCGGGCGACCGCGCTGGACGCACTCCAGGCCGGCTACTCCGTCACCGTGCCGGTCGACCTCACGCGGGGCGTGCACGAGGACAAATCGGAGGAGACGCTCGACGAGCTGGAAGCCGCGGGCGCCGAGCTGGTCCGCTAGCTCCCTCACGGCGAAGGCCGGGCCGGTTCTCCCGGCCCGGCCTTCGCCGTCTTCCCTGCTTCCCGCCTACTTCTTGCCGATGAACCAGTCCTGCAGCTTCTGCAGGCGGCGCTGGAGCTGGTCCTCGTTGGCCTGCGCCACGGCGGGTCCGCCGCACTGGCGCCGCAGCTCCGTGTGGACCTGGCCGTGCGGCATCCCCGTGCGGGCCGCCCACGCCGAGACGTTCTTGGCCAGCTGGCCCCGCAGTTCGGTGAGCTGGCGGTGATCCACCACGAGCGGTTCGGCGGCGGGCGCTGCGGCCGGCCGGGACTTCCTGCGCGACTGCTGCTCCTGCTGGCGCTGGCGCAGCAGCTGGCCCACCTGGTCGGCGTCGAGCAGTCCCGGGATGCCCAGGAAGTCCTGCTCGTCCTCGCTGCCCATCTCGCCGCCGGTGCCGAACTCGCCGCCGTCGAAGAGGACGCGGTCGAAGGACGCCTGCGATTCGAGCGCCTCGAACTTCTGCTTGGTCAGGGAGTCCGAGGCCTTGTCCTCGCGGTTCGCGGCCTCCATGAGGGCGTCCTCGAGGCCGAACCCCTCGTCGTCTTTCTCGGGCCGGTCGAGCGCGTGGTCACGCTCGAGTTCGAGCTGGTTGGCCAGCGCCATCAGGTTGGGTACCGAGGGGAGGAAGATCGACGCCGTCTCCCCGCGCCGTCGCGCCCGGACGTACCGGCCCACGGCCTGGGCGAAGAACAGCGGAGTGGCCGTCGACGTCGCGTAGACGCCGACCGCGAGGCGCGGGACGTCGACGCCTTCGGACACCATGCGCACCGCGACCATCCAGCGCTTGTCCCCCGCGGAGAACTCCTCGATCTTCGAGGACGCCTTGGCGTCGTCGGACAGGATGACGGTCGGGGACTCCCCCGTGATCCGCTTGAGCTGGCCGGCGTAGGCGCGGGCGTCGTCGTGGTCCGTGGCGATGACGAGTCCGCCGGCGTCGTGCACGGTGCGCCGCACCTCGGTGAGCCGCTTGTCCGCGGCTGCGAGGACGGCGGGGATCCACTCGCCCGCCGGATTGAGTGCCGTCCGCCAGGCCTGGGCGGTGATGTCCTTCGTGACCGATGCCTCGCCGAGGGACGCCGCCATCTCCTCGCCCGCACTCGTGCGCCAGCGCATCTGGCCCGAGTAGGCCATGAACATGACGGGGCGGACCACGTGGTCCTTGAGGGCCTGGCCGTAGCCGTACGTGTAGTCGGCGCGGGAGCGGCGGATGCCGTCGCGGTCCTCGGCGTATTCCACGAACGGGATGGCCGCGGTGTCCGAGCGGAAGGGCGTCCCGGTGAGGGCGAGGCGGCGGGTCGCGGGCTCGAACGCCTCGCGGATGCCGTCGCCCCAGGAGAGGGCGTCGCCGCCGTGGTGGATCTCGTCGAGGATCACGAGCGTGCGGGCGGCCTCCGTCTTGGCGCGGTGCAGCATGGGCTTGCTCGCGACCTGCGCGTAGGTCACCGCGACACCGATGAACGCTCCGCCGTGGCGTCCGTCGGCGTTCTTGAAGTTGGGGTCGATCGAGAGTCCCACCCGCGCCGCGGCGTCCGCCCACTGGCGCTTGAGGTGATCGGTGGGGGCCACGACGGTGACCCGGTTGACGATGCCCCGCTCCACGAGCTCCGTCGCCACGCGGAGCGCGAAGGTGGTCTTGCCGGCACCGGGTGTGGCGACGGCGAGGAAGTCGCTCGGCGATTCCTGGAAGTACTTCTCCAGCGCCTCGCTCTGCCACTGGCGCAGCTTGGGGGCTGTCCCCCAGGCCGCGCGCTCCGGGTATGCGGGGGGCAGGGCTGCGCCGGCACCGAACAGGGTGTCACTACTCACGCCGGGACAGTACCTTCCATTGGCTTGCTGGGGGCGAGACCGGGGCCGTCACCTGATGACCGGGCCCCTCTCAGACCCGAAACTATACCTGCTGCCGTGAACACCCAGAGAGCCAGCCAGATCGCAACAAAGGTCGGGACGTGACCCGGGTCGGCGTCGTCGTGCAGGAGGGCGAAGAGGGCTCCCGCGCCCGCCGTGCCGACCACCCCGCCGAGCTGGTCGGAGATCTGCAGGGCTGCCGAATTGCGGCCCTGCTCGTTCGACGCCGAGAGTTTGAGCACCAGGACGGACGTACTGGAGAGCGTCATGCCCATGGCGAAGCCCGACAGCCCCCACACCACGGCCAGCACCCACAGCGGCGCCTCCACCGCCGTGGCCAGGGCGAAGCCGCCGAGGCTCAGGGACAGGATGGAGGACCCGGCGACCAGCAGCCACTGGCGGCGGAACGTCACGCGCGCCTGGACGAAGGATCCGGCACTCCATCCGAGCGCTCCGGCACTCAGGGTCAGGCCGGCCATCCCCGGGCTGACCTCGCGGGAGCTGACGAGCATGAGCGGGATGAAGGCCTCGGTGCCGAAGAACGCGACGTTGACGAAGCCGCGGGTGGCGATGATGCTCGGCAGGCCGCGCCCCAGGACCAGCGTGCCTTTCGGCAGGAGGGCGGGAAGCACGAGGAGGGCGACGACGACTCCGGCGGCCGCGAGGCTCACCAGCCCTGCCACCGTGGCACCGCCGGGATCCTCGGTGTCGGCGAGATGGACGAGTGACCACTGCGCGGCGAAGACACCGGACGCCAGCGCGAGCCCTCGCAGGGTGCGGGCCTTCGCCGATCCGGCGTCGGGGGCCTCGACCGGACCGAGGTCCCTCGTCTTCGGCCAGACGATGATCACCGCCGCGAGCACGATCGGCGCGACGCCGAGGAACACCCAGCGCCAGCCGACCTGCTCGGTCACGAACCCCGCCACCACCG
This window contains:
- a CDS encoding DEAD/DEAH box helicase → MSSDTLFGAGAALPPAYPERAAWGTAPKLRQWQSEALEKYFQESPSDFLAVATPGAGKTTFALRVATELVERGIVNRVTVVAPTDHLKRQWADAAARVGLSIDPNFKNADGRHGGAFIGVAVTYAQVASKPMLHRAKTEAARTLVILDEIHHGGDALSWGDGIREAFEPATRRLALTGTPFRSDTAAIPFVEYAEDRDGIRRSRADYTYGYGQALKDHVVRPVMFMAYSGQMRWRTSAGEEMAASLGEASVTKDITAQAWRTALNPAGEWIPAVLAAADKRLTEVRRTVHDAGGLVIATDHDDARAYAGQLKRITGESPTVILSDDAKASSKIEEFSAGDKRWMVAVRMVSEGVDVPRLAVGVYATSTATPLFFAQAVGRYVRARRRGETASIFLPSVPNLMALANQLELERDHALDRPEKDDEGFGLEDALMEAANREDKASDSLTKQKFEALESQASFDRVLFDGGEFGTGGEMGSEDEQDFLGIPGLLDADQVGQLLRQRQQEQQSRRKSRPAAAPAAEPLVVDHRQLTELRGQLAKNVSAWAARTGMPHGQVHTELRRQCGGPAVAQANEDQLQRRLQKLQDWFIGKK
- a CDS encoding DUF2017 domain-containing protein; its protein translation is MAKPFKSTRRGITGALEPGEARLLGALLDDVISMLEPETAPSEDPLAALIGMSGADADATAPDDSAVRRLLPDAVRGDDDEALAFRRLTERSLREQKIGALRSSALLIESSPMTLTGEQARLLAQALNDVRLVLADRLSIQTEEDAERLHDIADSKDVDDVESYLALVYNFITWLQESLVQALLKAAKLER
- a CDS encoding MBL fold metallo-hydrolase gives rise to the protein MKLTIVGCSGSFPGPQSPASCYLLSAQWQGRTWRILLDLGNGSLGALQRHMDLREIDAIFLSHLHPDHCMDLCGLHVAVHWDPSGWGLPRIPVWGPAATADRMASAYGLELDPGMHEDFDFQSWTDRGPVTVGPFTITPYQVLHPIEEAYALRVEVAETDAEGVDRTRVITYSGDTDACDGLVDAARDADIFLCEAAFHEGRDDGISGVHLTGKRAGDVATRAAAKRLLLTHLPVWNDANVAVSEARESYDGHLAVAVAGVSYTV
- a CDS encoding nicotinate phosphoribosyltransferase; protein product: MLQASLHSGAAHRRSVFEAFARRLPAGRRYGVVAGTGRLLEALAAFRFDDPQLAFLSDHRIVDDATLAWLADFRFTGSISGYAEGEAYFPNSPILTVESTFAEACILETLILSILNHDSAIASAASRMTGAAAGRPCIEMGSRRTHEESAVAAARAAIIGGFASTSNLEAGRRYGVPTVGTAAHSFTLLHDSERAAFEAQVAAFGCGTSLLVDTYDVEQGVRTAVEVAGPELGAVRLDSGDLVAQARWVRELLDDLGNHTTKIVVTSDLDEFAIGLLASAPVDSYGVGTSLVTGSGAPTAGMVYKLVSRQDDSGRFVSVAKAAKNKASVGGHKLALRRLDEHGRAQAEIVGIGITPADDGNDRPLTQQFVTDGVVLPGWTGPEAVTRAAEQHLRSIAELPGAVRRLQRGEPVIPTEYEEAAS
- a CDS encoding MFS transporter, yielding MSKAASTSAGATGRAMSPELRPLTIGILAIITCAAFEAMAVVTAMPSVARELSGESSYGLAFSMYLTASLLGTVVAGSWCDRRGPRPALAVGLGLMILGLLAAGAAPAFWLVTVGRAISGLGGGFMIVAVYVVIGRSFPEKARPVVFGWLSAAWVLPALIGPVVAGFVTEQVGWRWVFLGVAPIVLAAVIIVWPKTRDLGPVEAPDAGSAKARTLRGLALASGVFAAQWSLVHLADTEDPGGATVAGLVSLAAAGVVVALLVLPALLPKGTLVLGRGLPSIIATRGFVNVAFFGTEAFIPLMLVSSREVSPGMAGLTLSAGALGWSAGSFVQARVTFRRQWLLVAGSSILSLSLGGFALATAVEAPLWVLAVVWGLSGFAMGMTLSSTSVLVLKLSASNEQGRNSAALQISDQLGGVVGTAGAGALFALLHDDADPGHVPTFVAIWLALWVFTAAGIVSGLRGARSSGDGPGLAPSKPMEGTVPA
- the clpS gene encoding ATP-dependent Clp protease adapter ClpS; this encodes MTVGFATGTDTQEAVGTAEKTDLDQPWVVVVWNDPVNLMSYVSFVFQSYFGYSEAKARTLMLEVHEQGRSAVVSGSREKVEQDTVALHSYGLWATFEKAGSE
- the murI gene encoding glutamate racemase, with translation MSPEPTNTDRSEAPIGIFDSGVGGLTVARAVIDQLPHESVIYVGDTANGPYGPLPIARVRAHALGVMDELVDSGVKLLVIACNSASAAVLRDARERYTARYGIPVIEVIQPAVRRAVAATRSGRIGVIGTTATVGSRAYEDTFAAAPHLEITSVACPAFVEFVEAGVTGGEALLRTAEEYLRPLRAAGVDTLVLGCTHYPLLTGVISYVMGDSVTLVSSAEETAKDVYRALVSHGLERETTAPGVHRFVATGDAASFEVLARRFLGPEVLSVQHVDHVAAQYPTGSLARITPEMIAAAGFPPA
- a CDS encoding isochorismatase family protein translates to MTRALIIVDVQNDFCEGGSLAVDGGAQVAADISDHIDGQAARYDYIVATQDWHIDPGTHFSETPDFVDSWPVHCVADTKGSDFHPDLDTESIDAVFRKGRFEAAYSGFEGVKAPDDEVPTGDQKLGGAAVDSGDEDPKTLDDWLRDHDVDDVVVVGLATDYCVRATALDALQAGYSVTVPVDLTRGVHEDKSEETLDELEAAGAELVR